In Gemmatimonadota bacterium, the sequence CGGACGGTGTGAGCGTCGAGCAGGTGGAGACGGAGCTGACCGCCCTCCACCGGGCCGGACGCCTCCAGGCGAATCCGTCGTACGATCCGAGTGCCCGCGTGGTGGCGGCGTCGGTGATCGCCGCGCGCGGTCCCGAGGGCTCCACGCCTGCGACGGTGTCCGCCTGGCTGGTCGGCGTGTCGCTGATCGTGCTGCTGATCGCGTGCGCCAACGTCGCGAATCTGTTCCTGGCCCGGGGAGCACAGCGGCGGCGCGAGATCGCGGTGCGTCTGTCCCTCGGCGTCTCCCGACTCCGCCTGGCGGCGCAGGTGCTGGTGGAGAGCCTCCTCCTGGCCTCGCTGGCGGCCGTGATGGCCACGGCGTTGGCGGTCTGGGGTGGGGCTGCCGTCCGCCGCCTCCTCCTGCCCGACGTGGATTGGGGGTCGGGCCTGGACGGCCGCATCGCGCTGGTGACGCTCGCCGTGACGCTCGCGGCGGGCCTGGCCGCGGGTCTCGTACCGGCGCTGACGGCCACGCGGGTGGACGTACAGGACGCCCTGCGGGGTGCGGAGCTGCGGGTCAGTGGCCGGCGGGGGCGCCTGCGCACGGGTCTGCTGGTGCTCCAACCCGCCCTGTGCGTGGTGCTCCTGGTGGGCAGCGGGCTGTTCGTGCGCAGCTTGCGCGCCGTCCAGGGGATCGATCTGGGCTTCGACCCCCGCAACCTGTACGCGGTCATCCTGGAGCGGACGGATCAGACGGCCCCGCTCGATCGCCCCGACGAGCCGACGCGTCCGCTGTACGAAAGCGCCCGCGAGCGGGCGGTCCGGCTGCCCGGCGTGCAGTCCGCGGCGGCCGCCTTCAGCATGCCCTTCCGCGACAGTTGGGCGGCCGAGTTCCGCGTGCCGGGGCTCGATTCGCTGCCGGACTTCCCCACCGGGGGTCCCTACCTGAACGCGGTCTCCCCGACGTACTTCGCCACCATGGGCCTGGAGGTTCGGCGCGGACGCGGCCTCGAATCGGGCGATCGGTCGGGCTCGATGCCGGTGATGGTCGTCAGCGAGTACCTGGCGGCGCAGCTCTGGCCGGGCGAGGACCCCCTGGGCCGCTGTGCCTGGGTCGGGAAGAGCGAGACGTGCACGACCGTCGTGGGTGTGGTGGAGGATGCGCATCGGCAGCGCATGGTGGAGGAGGATGCGGAAGCGCTCTACTACCTGCCGTCCGCCCAGCACGACGACGACTTCCCCCCGCGACTCCTGCTCGTGCGTGCCAACGGAGACCCGGCCGCCGTGCGGGCTGCGCTGCGCTCCGAGCTCGAGGGCCTGGACAGCCGTGTGCGCTACGCGGCCGTGCGCGCCTACGACGACATCCTGGGGGCACAGGCGCGGGCCTGGACGCTCGGCGCCACCATGTTCACGCTGTTCGGGCTGCTGGCGCTGCTGGTGGCCGCCGTCGGCATCTACAGCGTATACGCCTTCGAGGTGGCGCGGCGCACGCCGGAGATCGGGATCCGCAGCGCGCTCGGGGCCACCCGTACGTGGATCGTGCGCCTCGTCCTGTCGGACGTGGGTCGGGTGGCCGGCATCGGTCTGGCGCTCGGGCTGGTCGGGGCGCTGCTGGCGGCGCCCCGTCTCGCCCCGCTGCTGTACGGCGTCTCCCCGCGCGACCCGCTCGTCCTGGTCGGCGTCGCGCTCGTGCTCGGTGCGGTCGCGCTGGCCGCGGGAGCCATCCCGGCCTGGCGGGCCACCCGCGTGGATCCGAACGTGGCACTCCGGGCGGAATGACCGGCCCGTACACCCGCGCTGCGGTGGCCGGCGCCGCGGTGGTCAGTGCGTCAGGGAATAGATGATGAAGTTGACGGCGAGCTTGTAGGCGTACGAGGAGATCTCGAACGGATACTCCGGGCGCTCGGACCACTCCCAGGCGTCGCCCAGGTCGCTGTTCCAGTTGACGACGACCATCAGGCGGCCGGTGTCGTCGTGGATGCCGCGGATGTGCGGGTCGAACCCGTCGCGCTCGTAGCGTCGGTAGATGTTGCCGTACGCGGGGACCTGCATCAGCGCGTCGATATCGTAGAAGCTGTTGAAGAGCTGGTGGCTGGTGTCCAGCTCCACGATGGGGAACTCGGGGAAGACGCGACGCATCTCGTACTCGAAGTTCTCCCATTCGTACGTGCCCCAGAAGTCGTCGACCACCAGGAAGCCGCCGGACAGCAGGTAGTCGCGCAGGCCCTGGACCTCCGAGTCCGTCATCTGCATGTATCCCACCTCCAGCATGTAGAGGAAGGGGAAACGCCGCAGGTCGGGGTCGTCCAGGCGAACCGGGTTGACGCCCTGATAGACGTCGAGCAGCTCCAGCGTGCGGTCGATCACGATGACGAACTGCTCGTCCGCCTTCGGGAAGTCCGTCGCCCAGGAGCCGCGCCGGCGGAAGCCCCGACCCAGCCCACTGGAGTAGACGGCGCGGGTGAAGTAGAAGTCGAAGCCCGGTGGGGCGGCTTCGAACCATTCCTGCACGCTCACGGGCTCGCCGGGCGCTGGCACGGGCGTGGCGCGCGGCGGAGCCAGGGCCAGCGCTCCGAAGAGCGCAGCGCCCAGAGGCACGCGGGCGAGAAGCGACGAGGGCATGATCCTTGGATACGCCACAGGGGGAAACGGGTGCCCGGGGGCCCCCGCGCCGGCGGCCGCGCCTCTGCCGACCACCGCCGCGATGTTCGGGGGCGTGCCGACCCTGAGCGCCGGCGTGCACGTGGGACGCGTCGCGGTCCTGGCGGACGGCCTCACGCCCGACGCCGATCCGTTGCCGCCAGGCGGCGGAGCCGACGCCCGCGAGCGGTGGAGCGCCGGATTCGTGGTCGGCGCCGGCATTCGGGTGCGCTGAGGCCACCGGACGCCCGGCCGGTCGGGGAGCGGCCGGGCGTGATCCCGCCCCCGGTGACGTGTCCGCCTCAGGGGTGCGCGTCCCCCTCCGCGGGGGGATCGGCCCGCCGCACATGGCGCAGCGATCCCGAGCGGCTGCGTTGCCGCAGGTGGGCCCGTTGCTTGGCGTACTTGACGTCCGTGGCATCGGGCGCGCTCTCCTGCAAGCGGACGGAGAGGCGCTGCAGGTCGTCCATCTCCTCTTCCATCTCGGCGTCGAACGCCCCCGCCTCCCGCACGCGGTCCTGCCAGTCGGGGAGCAGGCGCGCGGTGTAGCCGCCATCGCCGTGCTCGCGTGCGCGCAGCGCCTGCTCGCGCAGACGGGCCGCCTCGAGCAGCAGGACCTCCTTGCGGACCTCCGGGATGGCCCGGCCGCCGTCGACCGGGTGCAGCGTGATCGGGATGTCGATGTCGTGCCGCTCGAGCCCGCCCCCGGCGGTGACGACATGCGCGGTGACGGTGAGGTGCGCGATGCGGGCCGCGCCGTCCTCGACGGGATCGACCAGCAGCTCCAGCAAGACGCGCCGGGGCTCGCGCGCGTACAGGTCGCCCACCTCCAGCCACAGCACATCGCCCTCCACCTGGGAGGGGTAGTCGTGCAACACCTTCACCGCCTCCGTGTCGGGGCCCGCCGCGACGCCCACCCGGACGTTCTGCGCGCACAGCTCCAGCAGCCCCTGGACCTCCTCCGCGAACAGGGTCGGGGCCTGGTCCGGCTGCTCGATGTACCAGGTGTTGCCGCCGCCGGCGTCGGCCATCGCTCGTAACAGCTCCTCGTCGAAGTCCGCCCCGAATCCAAACGTGCTGGTGCCGATGCCGGCGGCGGCGCCGACGCGGCAGAGCCCGGTCAGCTGCGCCGGGTCCGTCAGGCCGGCGTTGGCCTGCCCATCGGTGAGCAACAGGATCCGGTCTACGCTGTCGTCCGTGCGTGCAGCGGCCAGCAGGTCGCGCGCCCGCAACCACGCAGCGCTCAGGTTGGTGATGCCGCCGGGCTCGATCCCTTCCAGGAGCAGGGGCAGGTCCTCCTGATCCGCTCCGGTCCCGGGCCAGGCCACCACGTCGGCGCGCTCATCGAACGCCACCACGCTCACCCGGTCGGTGGGCGCCAGCCGCCGCACCAGGCCGGCCGCGGCGCGCCGCGCGGCGTGCAGCTTCTCCCCCGCCATGGACCCCGAGCGGTCCAGGACCAGGCACAGGTTGA encodes:
- a CDS encoding ADOP family duplicated permease, translating into MSVRGKGPERRSAFDLRNLRRDVDRDLDAELDFHFEQTIDALIEAGWAPAEARAEAARRFGDRARYVSRLRRTDRGTVRAQAGRRFLGDTLQSLRVLVRGLRRAPAFALTAALTLALGIGANATMFGIVDRLLLRAPDHVDAPDQVKRVLVGRHWMDGDERLGDAHAWPDIQDWTSARTIQALAAWTPWGDVTIGRDQDVTRARAALAQAEFFPLLGVRPERGRFFATDEDRIGGPQVAVLGHAFWVESFGADPEAVGRTLAVGGRPFTVIGVAPPGFGGLELARVDLWLPLEKFGFEIAGNATDSRNDWWLNAVVRMADGVSVEQVETELTALHRAGRLQANPSYDPSARVVAASVIAARGPEGSTPATVSAWLVGVSLIVLLIACANVANLFLARGAQRRREIAVRLSLGVSRLRLAAQVLVESLLLASLAAVMATALAVWGGAAVRRLLLPDVDWGSGLDGRIALVTLAVTLAAGLAAGLVPALTATRVDVQDALRGAELRVSGRRGRLRTGLLVLQPALCVVLLVGSGLFVRSLRAVQGIDLGFDPRNLYAVILERTDQTAPLDRPDEPTRPLYESARERAVRLPGVQSAAAAFSMPFRDSWAAEFRVPGLDSLPDFPTGGPYLNAVSPTYFATMGLEVRRGRGLESGDRSGSMPVMVVSEYLAAQLWPGEDPLGRCAWVGKSETCTTVVGVVEDAHRQRMVEEDAEALYYLPSAQHDDDFPPRLLLVRANGDPAAVRAALRSELEGLDSRVRYAAVRAYDDILGAQARAWTLGATMFTLFGLLALLVAAVGIYSVYAFEVARRTPEIGIRSALGATRTWIVRLVLSDVGRVAGIGLALGLVGALLAAPRLAPLLYGVSPRDPLVLVGVALVLGAVALAAGAIPAWRATRVDPNVALRAE
- a CDS encoding DUF4159 domain-containing protein, which produces MPSSLLARVPLGAALFGALALAPPRATPVPAPGEPVSVQEWFEAAPPGFDFYFTRAVYSSGLGRGFRRRGSWATDFPKADEQFVIVIDRTLELLDVYQGVNPVRLDDPDLRRFPFLYMLEVGYMQMTDSEVQGLRDYLLSGGFLVVDDFWGTYEWENFEYEMRRVFPEFPIVELDTSHQLFNSFYDIDALMQVPAYGNIYRRYERDGFDPHIRGIHDDTGRLMVVVNWNSDLGDAWEWSERPEYPFEISSYAYKLAVNFIIYSLTH
- a CDS encoding VWA domain-containing protein, which gives rise to MKTLVLLDHEPVADGGWMVHALLRLEGEARLQSERPPLNLCLVLDRSGSMAGEKLHAARRAAAGLVRRLAPTDRVSVVAFDERADVVAWPGTGADQEDLPLLLEGIEPGGITNLSAAWLRARDLLAAARTDDSVDRILLLTDGQANAGLTDPAQLTGLCRVGAAAGIGTSTFGFGADFDEELLRAMADAGGGNTWYIEQPDQAPTLFAEEVQGLLELCAQNVRVGVAAGPDTEAVKVLHDYPSQVEGDVLWLEVGDLYAREPRRVLLELLVDPVEDGAARIAHLTVTAHVVTAGGGLERHDIDIPITLHPVDGGRAIPEVRKEVLLLEAARLREQALRAREHGDGGYTARLLPDWQDRVREAGAFDAEMEEEMDDLQRLSVRLQESAPDATDVKYAKQRAHLRQRSRSGSLRHVRRADPPAEGDAHP